Proteins from one Urocitellus parryii isolate mUroPar1 unplaced genomic scaffold, mUroPar1.hap1 Scaffold_67, whole genome shotgun sequence genomic window:
- the LOC144252913 gene encoding proline-rich protein 15-like, protein MANSGGTSSSGPWWKSLTNSKKKSKEATVGAQPLAQPDPEEPNPPSPEWTSGSRENQHPNVLAGASESPKPNKLCGEKSGNSRHNLKISRSGRFKEKRKVCATLLQEGDRSPEGADFPDDAQEEKQ, encoded by the coding sequence ATGGCCAACAGCGGTGGCACGAGCAGCTCTGGGCCCTGGTGGAAATCGCTAACCAACAGcaagaagaaaagcaaggaagCCACGGTGGGGGCGCAGCCTCTGGCCCAGCCAGACCCCGAGGAGCCCAACCCTCCCAGCCCAGAATGGACTAGCGGCTCCCGAGAGAACCAGCACCCCAATGTCCTTGCGGGTGCCAGCGAGTCCCCCAAGCCAAACAAATTGTGTGGGGAGAAGTCTGGCAATAGCCGCCACAATTTGAAGATCTCGAGATCTGGACGCTTTAAGGAGAAGAGGAAAGTGTGTGCCACACTGCTTCAAGAGGGAGACAGGTCCCCAGAGGGGGCGGACTTCCCTGATGATGCCCAGGAGGAAAAGCAATAG